From the Acinetobacter wanghuae genome, one window contains:
- a CDS encoding acyl-CoA thioesterase: MSDIFDVTIKVKAEHIDQLGHVNNVVYVQWMQDVATLHIEQLGLGLKEYIALKHAMVAVEHHVQYRKAAFEGEEVVLRTWLNDINALYSFRQYAFYRLSDQSVLFMGNTKWACVEIASGRPKRMSPTFSQAYQPMDASLNPYDFSMYDATLEPKESNS, encoded by the coding sequence ATGAGCGATATATTTGATGTCACCATCAAAGTCAAAGCAGAACATATTGATCAACTCGGTCATGTCAACAATGTCGTCTATGTGCAATGGATGCAAGATGTTGCAACGCTGCACATTGAACAGCTCGGTTTAGGGTTGAAAGAATATATCGCGTTAAAACATGCCATGGTAGCCGTTGAACATCATGTGCAATATCGCAAAGCGGCATTTGAAGGCGAGGAGGTTGTATTGCGCACTTGGCTGAATGATATCAATGCGCTGTATTCTTTTCGCCAATATGCATTTTATCGTCTGAGTGATCAAAGTGTTTTATTTATGGGAAATACCAAATGGGCGTGTGTGGAGATTGCCAGTGGTCGTCCAAAACGAATGTCACCCACATTTAGTCAAGCCTATCAGCCCATGGATGCATCCTTAAACCCGTATGATTTTAGTATGTATGATGCAACCCTTGAGCCAAAAGAATCGAATTCCTAA
- a CDS encoding DUF4845 domain-containing protein yields MRHQKGASYFAILFAIVGFAFIAKVAIAVWGPYWDDRVVDGQIEELIASAPKNTPEKFVQQLSQRLDMNNIRDFNIKDNIKVANDGQLLVQKNYEVRKNFIMNIDLVMKFEKDFDQSTVKAK; encoded by the coding sequence ATGAGACATCAGAAGGGTGCATCGTATTTTGCAATTTTATTTGCCATTGTCGGCTTTGCATTTATTGCCAAGGTTGCAATTGCAGTATGGGGACCGTATTGGGATGATCGCGTGGTAGATGGTCAAATTGAAGAATTGATCGCATCTGCACCGAAAAATACCCCGGAAAAATTTGTTCAGCAACTTAGTCAGCGTTTGGATATGAATAATATCCGTGACTTTAATATTAAAGACAATATTAAAGTTGCCAATGATGGTCAGTTGCTGGTTCAAAAAAATTATGAAGTTCGTAAGAATTTCATAATGAACATAGATTTAGTGATGAAGTTCGAGAAAGATTTTGATCAAAGCACAGTCAAAGCTAAATGA
- the rnc gene encoding ribonuclease III, whose translation MIKAQSKLNDERLANRIGYQFTQTDLLKLALTHRSVSHKQNYERLEFLGDSLLGMIIANYLYNAYPSENEGRLTRMRATLVRQEALGKIANDLKLSQHLILSTGELKSGGHHRESILADTVEAIIGAIYIDCTDMKRLEAIVLKWYEPYLDHIEPTDQLKDPKSRLQEYLQARKKPLPVYEVVDIQGDAPNQHFKVECQIEGLPLMSGEGSSRRFAEQSVAADILKLVEQQS comes from the coding sequence TTGATCAAAGCACAGTCAAAGCTAAATGATGAACGTCTTGCCAACCGGATCGGCTATCAGTTTACCCAAACTGATTTGTTGAAGTTGGCACTGACCCATCGTTCAGTCAGTCATAAACAAAACTATGAACGCCTAGAATTTCTAGGCGATTCTCTTTTAGGGATGATCATTGCGAACTATCTCTATAATGCTTATCCGAGCGAAAATGAAGGTCGTTTAACGCGTATGCGTGCAACGCTGGTTCGCCAAGAAGCATTAGGTAAAATCGCAAATGATTTAAAACTCAGTCAACACTTGATTTTAAGTACGGGTGAGCTTAAATCGGGTGGTCATCACCGCGAATCTATTTTAGCCGACACGGTTGAAGCGATTATTGGTGCAATTTATATCGATTGTACAGATATGAAGCGACTAGAAGCCATTGTGCTAAAATGGTATGAACCCTACCTTGACCATATTGAGCCTACGGATCAACTCAAAGACCCGAAATCTCGTCTGCAAGAGTATTTACAAGCACGTAAAAAGCCTCTCCCGGTTTACGAGGTTGTAGATATTCAAGGCGATGCACCCAATCAGCATTTCAAAGTGGAATGTCAGATTGAGGGTTTACCTTTGATGAGTGGTGAAGGTTCAAGCCGTCGTTTCGCAGAGCAATCTGTTGCGGCGGATATTTTAAAATTAGTGGAGCAACAGTCTTAA
- the lepB gene encoding signal peptidase I — translation MDFDFNLILVPATLFFIAVWLLDKFVFKQRQTKGKGNENVIITWAYDFWPVLTVVLVLRSFLYEPFNIPSDSMVPTLETGDFILVNKFEYGVKLPILNTKIIDTGRPERGEVAVFRYPPQPTISYIKRIVGLPGDHIVYDHGQLTINGQKVPKKAIEFSREKDRFDTPTSIYHQETLGEHTFTMRELDGVNVARQAPYINFVENGKYSRENGLYWEVKVPEGHYFAMGDNRDQSADSRFWGLVPEENLTGRAFYIWMHKEPGLKLPSFNRNGTIQ, via the coding sequence ATGGATTTTGATTTTAATTTAATTCTTGTACCTGCAACGCTGTTTTTTATTGCAGTGTGGCTACTGGATAAGTTTGTCTTTAAGCAAAGACAAACCAAGGGCAAGGGTAATGAAAATGTCATTATCACATGGGCTTACGATTTCTGGCCGGTACTGACGGTTGTCTTGGTCTTACGTTCATTCTTATATGAGCCTTTTAATATTCCATCGGATTCTATGGTGCCGACTTTAGAAACGGGTGATTTTATTTTGGTCAATAAGTTTGAATATGGCGTAAAATTGCCTATTCTCAACACCAAAATTATTGATACAGGTCGCCCTGAGCGCGGTGAAGTGGCGGTATTCCGTTATCCACCACAACCGACCATTAGCTATATCAAGCGTATTGTCGGTTTGCCGGGCGATCATATTGTCTATGATCATGGTCAACTCACCATTAATGGTCAAAAAGTGCCGAAGAAAGCCATTGAGTTTTCACGCGAGAAAGACCGTTTTGATACACCGACTTCAATTTATCACCAAGAAACGCTGGGTGAGCATACTTTCACCATGCGTGAACTTGATGGGGTGAATGTTGCTCGTCAGGCGCCGTACATCAACTTTGTTGAAAATGGTAAATATTCAAGAGAAAATGGTTTATATTGGGAAGTAAAAGTTCCGGAAGGTCATTACTTTGCGATGGGGGATAATCGTGATCAAAGTGCTGACAGCCGTTTTTGGGGATTGGTGCCTGAAGAAAACTTAACAGGTCGTGCATTCTATATTTGGATGCATAAAGAACCGGGTCTGAAGTTGCCTTCCTTTAATCGAAACGGAACAATTCAATAA
- the lepA gene encoding translation elongation factor 4: MAQAKQSVDIKNIRNFSIIAHIDHGKSTLADRFIQTCGGLQDREMQAQVLDSMDIERERGITIKAASVTLYYTHPNGQEYQLNFIDTPGHVDFSYEVSRSLAACEGALLVVDAAQGVEAQSVANCYTAIEQGLEVLPVLNKIDLPQAEPERVIQEIEDIIGVEAVDAPTCSAKTGLGVEGVLERLVDVIPHPVGDRDAALQALIVDSWFDNYLGVVSLVRVKEGRIRKGDKMLVKSTGQTHMVTSVGIFNPKHHETGILEAGEVGFVIAGIKDIFGAPVGDTITLATTPDVEILPGFKKVKPQVYAGLFPIDASDFEPFREALHKLQINDSALFFEPESSDALGFGFRCGFLGMLHMEIVQERLEREYDLDLISSAPTVIYEAVLKNGQTVYIDSPSKMPDGSTVEDLREPIAECHILVPQDYLGNVMTLCVERRGVQKDMKFLGNQVSITFEIPMAEVVMDFFDKLKSCSRGFASLDYNFVRFESSSLVKVDVLINGDKVDALAMICHRNDARHRGIALVDKMKDLIPRQMFDVAIQAAIGAQIIARSTVKAMRKNVLAKCYGGDVSRKKKLLSKQKEGKKRMKQVGSVEIPQEAFLAVLKVER, encoded by the coding sequence ATGGCGCAAGCTAAACAATCTGTTGATATTAAAAACATTCGTAACTTCTCGATTATTGCGCATATTGACCACGGTAAATCGACCCTTGCTGATCGTTTTATTCAAACCTGTGGTGGTTTGCAAGACCGTGAAATGCAAGCGCAAGTACTTGACTCAATGGATATTGAACGCGAACGTGGGATTACCATTAAAGCCGCTTCGGTGACGTTGTATTACACCCATCCGAATGGTCAAGAATACCAATTGAACTTCATTGATACCCCAGGACACGTTGACTTTTCTTATGAAGTGTCACGTTCATTGGCGGCATGTGAAGGTGCATTATTGGTCGTTGATGCTGCACAAGGCGTAGAAGCGCAATCTGTAGCAAACTGCTATACCGCGATTGAGCAAGGTCTTGAAGTTCTACCAGTTTTAAACAAAATTGATTTACCGCAAGCTGAACCTGAACGTGTGATTCAAGAAATTGAAGACATTATTGGCGTCGAAGCAGTCGATGCACCGACGTGTTCTGCAAAAACCGGTTTAGGTGTTGAAGGTGTCTTAGAGCGTTTGGTTGATGTTATTCCACATCCAGTCGGTGATCGTGATGCTGCATTACAAGCGTTGATCGTCGATTCTTGGTTTGATAACTACCTAGGCGTGGTGTCTTTAGTACGTGTTAAAGAAGGTCGTATCCGTAAGGGCGACAAAATGTTGGTGAAATCAACCGGTCAAACCCATATGGTGACTTCTGTGGGTATTTTTAATCCTAAGCATCATGAAACCGGTATTTTAGAAGCAGGTGAAGTAGGCTTTGTGATTGCAGGGATTAAAGACATCTTTGGTGCGCCAGTCGGTGATACGATTACCCTTGCAACAACACCTGATGTTGAAATTTTGCCAGGCTTCAAAAAGGTCAAACCACAGGTGTATGCGGGTTTATTCCCGATTGATGCTAGTGACTTCGAACCATTCCGTGAAGCGCTACATAAATTACAAATTAATGACTCGGCTTTATTCTTTGAACCTGAAAGTTCAGATGCATTAGGCTTTGGTTTTCGTTGTGGCTTCTTAGGGATGCTGCACATGGAAATCGTTCAAGAACGTTTAGAGCGTGAATACGATTTAGACCTGATTTCATCTGCACCAACGGTGATTTATGAAGCGGTGTTGAAAAATGGTCAAACCGTTTATATCGACAGTCCGTCAAAAATGCCAGATGGTTCAACAGTTGAAGACTTACGCGAACCCATTGCTGAATGTCATATTTTAGTACCCCAAGATTACTTGGGTAACGTGATGACACTTTGTGTGGAACGCCGTGGTGTGCAAAAAGACATGAAGTTCTTAGGTAACCAAGTATCGATTACTTTTGAAATTCCAATGGCAGAAGTCGTGATGGATTTCTTTGATAAATTGAAATCATGTTCACGTGGTTTTGCATCACTCGATTATAACTTTGTTCGTTTTGAAAGTTCATCATTGGTGAAAGTCGATGTTTTGATCAATGGTGATAAAGTCGATGCTTTGGCGATGATTTGCCACCGTAACGATGCCCGTCATCGTGGTATTGCATTGGTTGATAAAATGAAAGACTTGATTCCACGTCAAATGTTTGATGTGGCAATTCAGGCTGCCATTGGTGCACAAATTATTGCGCGTTCAACCGTAAAAGCAATGCGTAAAAACGTATTGGCGAAATGTTATGGCGGTGACGTTTCACGTAAGAAAAAACTGCTTTCTAAACAGAAAGAAGGTAAGAAACGTATGAAGCAAGTGGGTAGTGTCGAAATCCCACAAGAAGCGTTCTTAGCTGTATTAAAAGTCGAACGCTAG
- a CDS encoding Do family serine endopeptidase, which translates to MKNNVLTQGLCAFAFTMTACHVNAASPVDFSNLVEQVSPAVVSVNVVKKMSEQELLQQQVPEILRRFFGNQIIIPQQRAPQEKTGYGSAFFISKDGYLLTNHHVVEDASKVTITLNDRREIDVTVVGSDERTDVALLKVSGGSFPELRTGNVDQLRVGEPVLAIGSPFGFDYSASAGIVSAKMRNMMGETSVPFIQTDVALNPGNSGGPLFNQRGEVVGVNSRIFSGTGGYMGLSFSIPIDVAMDVAEQLKKNGKVTRSYLGVSLQDIDRNLAESYNLSKPEGSLVTQVAPNSPAARAGLQAGDVILKYNGTAISRTSELLNYLNRSAPKQKISLDILRDDKRRSISATLDTAPDDTPAKSTTQNNTTKGPVLGVSIRDLTQAELTRLEVKGGILIQDVRAGGLAAQARIQPNDVVTSVNGKTVLNSKQFVDVVSELKNGTVARVAIIRQGQRAIVGMRIQ; encoded by the coding sequence ATGAAAAACAATGTCCTCACTCAAGGTCTGTGTGCCTTCGCATTCACAATGACGGCATGTCATGTCAATGCTGCCAGTCCTGTCGATTTCTCAAATTTGGTGGAACAAGTCAGTCCTGCGGTGGTAAGCGTCAATGTTGTCAAGAAAATGAGTGAACAAGAACTGCTGCAACAGCAAGTTCCTGAAATTCTGCGCCGTTTTTTTGGTAATCAAATTATTATTCCGCAGCAACGCGCACCACAAGAAAAGACCGGTTATGGTAGTGCGTTCTTTATTAGTAAAGATGGTTATTTACTTACCAACCATCACGTGGTGGAAGATGCCTCTAAAGTCACCATTACTTTAAATGACCGCCGTGAAATTGATGTGACCGTGGTCGGCAGTGACGAACGGACGGATGTGGCATTATTAAAAGTATCGGGTGGTAGTTTTCCTGAACTACGTACTGGTAATGTCGATCAACTCCGTGTAGGCGAACCTGTTCTTGCGATTGGTTCACCTTTTGGTTTTGATTATTCTGCGTCAGCGGGCATTGTCAGTGCCAAAATGCGTAATATGATGGGTGAAACCTCTGTACCTTTTATCCAAACCGATGTTGCGCTAAATCCGGGTAACTCGGGTGGTCCATTGTTTAACCAACGTGGTGAAGTGGTGGGGGTCAACTCACGTATCTTTAGTGGTACAGGCGGTTATATGGGGCTTTCATTCTCCATTCCAATTGATGTAGCCATGGATGTTGCCGAGCAACTTAAGAAAAACGGTAAAGTGACTCGTTCATATTTAGGGGTGAGTTTGCAAGATATCGACCGTAATTTGGCAGAATCTTATAATTTATCGAAACCTGAAGGTTCATTGGTGACACAAGTTGCGCCCAACTCACCGGCAGCGCGTGCAGGATTACAAGCGGGCGATGTAATTTTAAAATATAACGGGACAGCGATTTCACGTACCAGTGAATTATTGAATTACTTAAATCGTTCAGCGCCGAAGCAAAAAATTAGTCTTGATATTTTACGTGATGACAAACGCCGTAGCATTTCTGCAACCTTAGATACAGCGCCAGATGATACGCCAGCAAAATCGACTACGCAGAATAATACCACCAAGGGGCCAGTTTTAGGCGTCTCTATTCGTGATCTGACACAAGCTGAGCTGACCCGTTTAGAGGTCAAAGGTGGCATATTGATTCAAGATGTTCGTGCAGGTGGTTTGGCTGCACAAGCACGTATTCAACCGAATGATGTGGTCACTTCTGTAAATGGTAAAACGGTACTGAATAGCAAACAATTTGTTGATGTGGTCTCAGAATTGAAGAATGGTACGGTGGCGCGTGTTGCCATTATTCGCCAAGGTCAACGTGCGATTGTGGGTATGCGTATCCAATAA